A single region of the Candidatus Methylomirabilota bacterium genome encodes:
- a CDS encoding response regulator translates to MTAKTILYVEDNEVNRRLVQDLLMPTTYRLIEATDGESGMAMARQEHPDLILMDVQLPKVSGIEATRTLRGEPATAHTPIIAI, encoded by the coding sequence ATGACAGCCAAGACTATCCTGTATGTGGAGGACAACGAGGTGAACCGGAGGCTGGTTCAGGATCTCCTGATGCCCACGACCTACCGGCTGATCGAGGCGACCGACGGCGAATCCGGCATGGCCATGGCACGGCAGGAGCATCCGGATCTGATCCTGATGGACGTTCAGCTTCCCAAGGTCTCCGGCATCGAGGCCACGCGCACGCTGCGGGGCGAGCCGGCCACGGCCCACACCCCGATCATCGCGATC